A window of the Streptomyces sp. Ag109_O5-10 genome harbors these coding sequences:
- a CDS encoding iron-sulfur cluster assembly accessory protein, with protein sequence MSVSDETSTATDGIILSDAAAAKVKALLDQEGRDDLALRVAVQPGGCSGLRYQLFFDERSLDGDVVKDFGGVKVVTDRMSAPYLGGASIDFVDTIEKQGFTIDNPNATGSCACGDSFS encoded by the coding sequence ATGTCCGTATCGGACGAGACCAGCACCGCCACCGACGGCATCATCCTGAGCGACGCCGCCGCGGCCAAGGTCAAGGCCCTGCTCGACCAGGAAGGCCGTGACGACCTCGCCCTGCGCGTCGCCGTCCAGCCCGGTGGCTGCTCCGGCCTGCGCTACCAGCTCTTCTTCGACGAGCGTTCCCTCGACGGCGACGTCGTGAAGGACTTCGGTGGCGTCAAGGTCGTCACCGACCGCATGAGCGCCCCGTACCTGGGCGGCGCGTCGATCGACTTCGTCGACACCATCGAGAAGCAGGGCTTCACGATCGACAACCCGAACGCGACCGGCTCCTGCGCCTGCGGTGACTCCTTCAGCTGA
- the nadA gene encoding quinolinate synthase NadA, which produces MTTAQTTELDVQPTPLALLLLGREADPKSERGVECPGDLPSPSDPDLVARARAAKEKLGDKVFVLGHHYQRDEVIQFADVTGDSFKLARDAAARPEAEYIVFCGVHFMAESADILTSDDQKVVLPDLAAGCSMADMATAEQVAECWDVLTEAGVAQQVVPVSYMNSSADIKAFTGKHGGTICTSSNAQRALEWAFEQGEKVLFLPDQHLGRNTAVRDMGMSLDDCVVYNPHKPNGGLTADQLRDAKMILWRGHCSVHGRFSLDSVNDVRERIPGVNVLVHPECRHEVVAAADYVGSTEYIIKALEAAPAGSKWAIGTELNLVRRLANRFAPEGKEIVFLDKTVCFCSTMNRIDLPHLVWTLESLAEGNLVNRIEVDKETEAFAKLALERMLALP; this is translated from the coding sequence GTGACCACCGCCCAGACCACGGAGCTCGACGTACAGCCGACTCCGCTCGCCCTGCTGCTGCTCGGCCGCGAGGCCGACCCGAAGAGCGAGCGGGGCGTCGAGTGTCCCGGCGACCTGCCCTCGCCGTCCGACCCGGACCTGGTCGCGCGTGCCCGCGCGGCCAAGGAGAAGCTCGGCGACAAGGTCTTCGTCCTCGGCCACCACTACCAGCGCGACGAGGTCATCCAGTTCGCCGATGTCACGGGCGACTCCTTCAAGCTGGCCCGGGACGCCGCGGCCCGCCCGGAGGCCGAGTACATCGTGTTCTGCGGTGTCCACTTCATGGCCGAGTCCGCCGACATCCTCACCTCGGACGACCAGAAGGTGGTCCTCCCCGACCTCGCGGCCGGCTGCTCCATGGCCGACATGGCCACCGCCGAGCAGGTCGCCGAGTGCTGGGACGTGCTGACCGAGGCCGGCGTGGCCCAACAGGTGGTCCCCGTCTCGTACATGAACTCGTCCGCGGACATCAAGGCGTTCACGGGCAAGCACGGCGGCACCATCTGCACCTCGTCGAACGCGCAGCGCGCGCTGGAGTGGGCCTTCGAACAAGGCGAGAAGGTTCTCTTCCTCCCCGACCAGCACCTCGGCCGCAACACCGCCGTCCGGGACATGGGCATGTCCCTGGACGACTGCGTGGTCTACAACCCGCACAAGCCCAACGGCGGCCTCACGGCCGACCAGTTGCGCGACGCGAAGATGATCCTGTGGCGCGGCCACTGCTCGGTGCACGGCCGCTTCAGCCTGGACTCCGTCAACGACGTGCGCGAGCGCATCCCGGGCGTGAACGTCCTCGTCCACCCCGAGTGCAGGCACGAGGTCGTGGCCGCCGCCGACTACGTCGGCTCGACGGAGTACATCATCAAGGCCCTGGAGGCCGCTCCCGCCGGCTCCAAGTGGGCCATCGGCACCGAGCTGAACCTGGTCCGCCGCCTCGCGAACCGTTTCGCCCCCGAGGGCAAGGAGATCGTCTTCCTCGACAAGACGGTCTGCTTCTGCTCCACCATGAACCGCATCGACCTCCCCCACCTGGTCTGGACCCTGGAGTCGCTGGCCGAGGGCAACCTGGTCAACCGGATCGAGGTCGACAAGGAGACCGAGGCGTTCGCCAAACTGGCCCTGGAGCGGATGCTGGCGCTGCCGTAG
- a CDS encoding PQQ-binding-like beta-propeller repeat protein — MPLHKNDPRSLGGYKLADRLGAGGMGIVYRGRSRSGREVAVKVVHARYAEDPVFRARFRQEIEAARRVSGAFTAPVLDADPDAPAPWMATQYVPGPSLAARIRAHGALRLTELRPLALGLVEALRDIHRAGVVHRDLKPANVLMAEDGPRVIDFGISRAAENHNTLTETGQMVGTPPFMSPEQFTDARTAGPASDVFSLGALLVYCVTGRGPFDADSPYLTGYRVVHNEPVLDGVTGPLRAVLERCLAKDPDARPGLDDLAREFAAALPEPSSAEPQTMTLRLPATRPGRHAPAADAATPPVTGRRSRGTPRVLLAAAAVTALALTGYFLLQGPGNSDGEASTGSATSPGSRWAALPTGWRPWQTTVSATAGQGVRKAPGYEGDTSPSCVSDGSSVYCGGTSLLPTRVDATTGRTLWRAGIAPAGVPADRYITTVLGVDDGQVLVELQITDENGAGRAQSVMALDGKDGSGVWSHPVRTDSLGAAYGDGVTLTQEGDGSTFTVRSARDGSVRSTVPVPRGWLCSMLSAGDFPYADCGDQTDGSHATRFYVVHPADGSVRTLDSPAQTASFVGILSGQLLFLESDDQDVENGPDLIYHRIVRVDPGTGKRTLTPLPEKYRGGLPTLAHGTLFLATSSGLVTAFSPTTGARLWASHTTLESPGQASVDAQGRTVYMAGMSGRVVALDAAKGTVLWESSARAEVLGNSGLLPTVWFNRGALVLSTSDGTVFTLDPAHPERKPVDPG, encoded by the coding sequence GTGCCGCTGCACAAGAACGACCCGCGGTCCCTCGGCGGGTACAAGCTCGCCGACCGGCTGGGGGCCGGCGGGATGGGCATCGTCTACCGGGGCAGGTCGCGCTCCGGGCGCGAGGTCGCCGTCAAGGTGGTGCACGCCCGGTACGCCGAGGACCCCGTCTTCCGCGCCCGGTTCCGGCAGGAGATCGAGGCCGCCCGCCGGGTAAGCGGCGCCTTCACCGCCCCCGTCCTGGACGCCGACCCGGACGCGCCGGCGCCCTGGATGGCCACCCAGTACGTGCCGGGCCCCTCCCTCGCCGCCCGCATCCGGGCCCACGGCGCCCTCCGTCTCACCGAGTTGCGGCCCCTGGCCCTCGGCCTGGTGGAGGCGCTGCGGGACATCCACCGGGCGGGGGTGGTGCACCGCGACCTGAAACCGGCCAACGTGCTGATGGCCGAGGACGGGCCCCGCGTCATCGACTTCGGCATCTCCCGCGCCGCCGAGAACCACAACACCCTCACCGAGACCGGGCAGATGGTCGGCACCCCGCCGTTCATGTCCCCGGAGCAGTTCACCGACGCCCGTACGGCCGGCCCCGCGTCCGACGTCTTCTCGCTCGGCGCGCTCCTGGTGTACTGCGTCACCGGACGCGGCCCCTTCGACGCCGACAGCCCCTACCTCACCGGCTACCGGGTGGTCCACAACGAGCCCGTCCTGGACGGCGTCACCGGCCCGCTGCGCGCGGTCCTGGAGCGCTGCCTGGCCAAGGACCCCGACGCCCGGCCCGGACTCGACGACCTGGCCAGGGAGTTCGCGGCGGCCCTGCCCGAGCCGTCGTCCGCCGAACCGCAGACGATGACCCTGCGGCTGCCCGCCACGCGCCCCGGCCGGCACGCCCCGGCCGCCGACGCCGCCACCCCGCCGGTCACCGGCCGCCGGTCCCGCGGCACCCCCCGCGTGCTGCTCGCCGCCGCCGCGGTGACCGCCCTGGCCCTGACCGGCTACTTCCTGCTGCAGGGCCCCGGGAACAGCGACGGCGAGGCGAGCACCGGCTCCGCCACGTCCCCAGGCTCCCGCTGGGCCGCCCTCCCGACCGGCTGGAGGCCCTGGCAGACAACGGTGTCCGCGACCGCCGGGCAGGGGGTGAGGAAGGCGCCGGGCTACGAGGGCGACACCTCCCCGTCCTGCGTGTCGGACGGCTCCTCCGTCTACTGCGGCGGCACCTCCCTCCTGCCAACCCGGGTCGACGCCACCACCGGACGGACCCTCTGGCGGGCCGGCATAGCGCCCGCGGGCGTACCGGCCGACCGCTACATCACGACCGTCCTCGGCGTGGACGACGGCCAGGTCCTCGTCGAACTCCAGATCACCGACGAGAACGGCGCGGGCAGGGCCCAGTCCGTCATGGCGCTCGACGGCAAGGACGGCAGCGGTGTCTGGTCCCACCCGGTCCGCACCGACAGCCTGGGGGCGGCCTACGGCGACGGGGTGACCCTGACCCAGGAGGGCGACGGCAGCACGTTCACCGTCCGCTCGGCGCGCGACGGCAGCGTGCGCAGCACCGTCCCCGTGCCCCGTGGCTGGCTCTGCTCGATGCTCTCCGCGGGCGACTTCCCCTATGCGGACTGCGGCGACCAGACGGACGGCTCGCACGCCACGAGGTTCTACGTCGTCCACCCCGCCGACGGCTCGGTGCGCACCCTGGACTCGCCCGCCCAGACGGCCAGTTTCGTCGGCATCCTCTCCGGACAGCTGCTCTTCCTGGAGTCGGACGACCAGGACGTCGAGAACGGCCCCGACCTGATCTACCACCGCATCGTGCGGGTGGACCCCGGCACCGGCAAGCGCACCCTGACCCCGCTGCCCGAGAAGTACCGGGGCGGGCTGCCCACCCTGGCCCACGGCACGCTCTTCCTGGCCACCTCCAGCGGTCTGGTCACCGCGTTCTCGCCCACGACCGGGGCCCGGCTGTGGGCGAGCCACACGACCCTGGAGTCGCCGGGCCAGGCCTCGGTGGACGCCCAGGGACGCACGGTGTACATGGCGGGCATGAGCGGACGGGTGGTCGCGCTCGACGCGGCGAAGGGCACCGTCCTGTGGGAGTCCTCCGCCCGCGCCGAGGTGCTCGGCAACAGCGGCCTGCTGCCCACGGTCTGGTTCAACCGCGGCGCGCTGGTCCTCTCGACCTCCGACGGCACGGTCTTCACCCTCGACCCCGCGCACCCCGAGCGCAAACCCGTCGACCCGGGGTGA
- a CDS encoding carbohydrate kinase family protein yields MRIAVTGSIATDHLMTFPGRFADQFVADQLHTVSLSFLVDNLDVRRGGVGANIAFGMGQLGTRPILVGAAGFDFDEYRAWLDRHGVDTDSVRISETLHTARFVCTTDADHNQIGSFYTGAMSEARLIELKTVADRVGGLDLVLIGADDPEGMLRHTEECRARSIPFAADFSQQIARMNGDEIRILLEGATYLFSNEYEKGLIETKTGWSDEEILAKVGHRVTTLGARGVRIERVGEDPIEVGCPDEERKADPTGVGDAFRAGFLSGLAWGVSLERAAQVGCMLATLVIETVGTQEYQLRRGHFMERFTKAYGDEAAEEVRGHLV; encoded by the coding sequence GTGCGCATCGCAGTCACCGGCTCCATCGCCACCGACCACCTCATGACCTTCCCCGGCCGCTTCGCCGACCAGTTCGTCGCGGACCAGCTGCACACGGTCTCGCTGTCCTTCCTGGTCGACAACCTGGACGTGCGGCGCGGCGGCGTCGGCGCGAACATCGCGTTCGGCATGGGACAGCTCGGCACCCGGCCGATCCTGGTCGGCGCCGCGGGCTTCGACTTCGACGAGTACCGCGCCTGGCTCGACCGGCACGGCGTCGACACGGACTCCGTCCGCATCTCCGAGACCCTGCACACCGCGCGTTTCGTGTGCACGACCGACGCCGACCACAACCAGATCGGCTCCTTCTACACGGGTGCGATGAGCGAGGCCCGCCTGATCGAGCTCAAGACGGTCGCCGACCGGGTCGGCGGACTGGACCTGGTCCTGATCGGCGCGGACGACCCGGAGGGCATGCTCCGCCACACGGAGGAGTGCCGGGCCCGGTCCATCCCCTTCGCCGCCGACTTCTCCCAGCAGATCGCCCGGATGAACGGCGACGAGATCCGGATACTGCTGGAGGGCGCGACGTACCTCTTCTCCAACGAGTACGAGAAGGGGCTCATCGAGACGAAGACCGGCTGGAGCGACGAGGAGATCCTCGCGAAGGTCGGCCACCGGGTCACGACGCTGGGTGCGCGCGGCGTCCGTATCGAGCGGGTCGGCGAGGACCCGATCGAGGTCGGCTGCCCCGACGAGGAGCGCAAGGCCGACCCGACGGGCGTCGGCGACGCGTTCCGCGCCGGGTTCCTCTCGGGCCTCGCGTGGGGGGTCTCGCTGGAGCGGGCGGCCCAGGTGGGCTGCATGCTGGCGACCCTCGTCATCGAGACGGTGGGCACGCAGGAGTACCAGCTGCGCCGGGGGCACTTCATGGAGCGGTTCACCAAGGCGTACGGGGACGAGGCCGCGGAAGAGGTCCGGGGTCATCTCGTCTGA